Below is a window of Fibrobacter sp. UWB11 DNA.
CAATAGCAGTTCTTCGCCCAAAAGCTCGCGGCAAATCTCCGGCAAAAACGGCTTGAACACGGGCGTTTCCAAAACACCTGTCCCGAGAAAGTTCGCTATCGCGACATTCCCTGCGCGGACGGAACTGATTAAGCCCACGGCCCCTTCGCCACTGTCAATTCGTAGTTCCAGCGGGTCGCACATACCGTCTTCCACTCGGCGGAATATGGTCCCAATCTTCTTGAGGCCCATAAGCGTTTTCATGTACACCTGCATGTTGCGAATCGCGAGGTCATCGTTTTCGACAAGCGGGATTCCCAGGTAACGGGCAATTACTGCGTCTTCTGCGCGACGCGGATTGTCCGGACTCGATGCCAAAAGTACCACCTTGCTGGTTTCACCTTCACCTCCTATGTTCTTGTGCATGGCGTCTAGGCCATCCATCAGCTTCTTGAAAAATCCTGCTAACCGTTCCGTTTGCATGCTGCGGAAAAGTTCTGGGAATGCACGGCTCACGCCAATGCGGTTCTCTAGCGCACGTCCCAAGCCATCGGGTACTTGCAAATGGTCCGATACCGCCACGAAATTTCCGTCTTTGAGCCTTGCCACATCGGTGGATGTCAAGTTCACAAAAACATCGCCAACCGGGTGCACTTTCCATACAACCTGCAAAAAATCCGGGTTCGCAAACAATAGCGCGGCGGGCAACTTGCCTTTTTTCCAAAGACTTTGTTCGCCATAAATGTCTTTTGCGAGTGCGTTAAAAAGCCTAGCCCTTTGCGCCACACCCGCTTCTAGCGTTTTCCATTCTTCGGCCGTAATCACGAGAGGGATGGGGTCTGTGCCCTTGTGGTTGCCTCCCATACTCGACGAAAGATCGTTCTCGTCAAGAACGTTATGCAAACGCCTGCAGCGGTGCTCGAACTCCACTTTCGATAATGCCGAAATGGATTTGATAAAAGTATCTTCTGTCTCTACACATTCCATGTTCATTTAGTCGCAAAAAATGTGCCAAGGCTTATATAGGCTTAAAACGCGTGTTTTTATAATCTATCTATTACATTTCTTGTGGATATTACAGAAATTGTTATGTAAAAGTGCATTCCATTATTTGTATAATTGATGGTTTTGTATTTGCCAAAACCCCAAAATCGCCCTAAAAATGCTCTCCAGAGCCATATTTCTTTCAAAATTTGGCTTTTTTACGTTAAAAATACTCTTTGGCACGATTTTTGCAAAACATTGGCGGAGACATTTAAAATTATGAATACTGCTGAAGTTTTGATCAAGTCCTTAGAAAGTGAAGGCGTCAAGTACATTTTTGGAATCCCTGGTGAAGAAACTTTGGAATTGATGGAAGCGATAAAAAAATCGTCAATCAAGTTTATTACGGTGCGTCATGAACAGGGTGCCGCTTTTATGGCTGATGTCTATGGCCGTTTGACGGGGAAGGCGGGCGTCTGCCTTTCGACTCTTGGCCCTGGCGCTACAAACCTTGTTACAGGTGTTGCCGATGCGAACTCCGATGGTGCTCCGCTGATTGCAATTACGGGGCAGGTGGGTACAGAGCGTATGCACTTGACGAGCCATCAATATTTGGATTTGGTGAACATGTTTACGCCGATTACCAAGCGCAGTAAGCAGGTTGTTCGCCCGGATACGGTGAACGAGATTGTTCGTATTGCTTTCAAGTATGCTGAAATGGAAAAGCCTGGTGCGTGCCACATTGACTTGCCTTGCAATATTGCCGCAATGGACGTAGAAGGCGAGGTGGCTCAAATGCCGTTAAAGCACCATCGCGAAAATACGGTGTATGCAAGCACCGATGCGATTCTTGCTGCGGGTGGTGTATTTGCAACGGCAAAGCATCCGGTGATTCTTGTGGGGCATTCCGCCGTCCGTAACCATGCTTCTGAGGCGCTAAGCGCGTTTGCTTGTTCCTCGAAGATTCCCGTGGTGTGTACCATGATGGCTAAAGGCGTAGTGTCTTGCGATAACAAGTATTTCATGGGGTGCATCGGAATGCCGCAAAGGGATTTTCCGAACATCGTCATGGAACAAGCGGATCTCGTGATTGCTGTGGGGTATGATGTCGTGGAATATGCGCCCGCCAAGTGGAACCCGAATGGTGACAAGATGATTATCCACATTGACGAAACGCCGAACCATGTGAACAAATTCTATCAGCCCGACGAAGAAATCATTGGTGATATTTCTGCATCCTTGGATGCTCTTAGCAGCGTTTGTCCTAACACTTGGGAACCCGAATGGGCTTTGCAAATTCGCCAGATGATGAATGCCGATCATTCGCGTTACGATCATGACACGACTTTCCCGCCGACACCGCAAAAGGTGTTGCATGACATCCGTTTGGTCATGGATGAAGATGATATCTTGATTTCGGATGTGGGTGCACACAAGATGTGGATTGCTCGTCAGTACAATTGTTACCATCCGAATACTTGCATTATCTCTAATGGCTTTGCCACGATGGGTATTGCTGTGCCCGGGGCGATTGCGGCTAAACTTCTGAATCCAAAGAAGAAAGTCTTGGCTGTAACGGGTGATGGTGGCTTTATGATGAACAGCCAGGAACTTGAAACGGCTTACCGCGAACACATCCCGTTCGTGACACTTATCTTCACCGATGGTGGTTACGGCCTCATCAAGTGGAAACAGGAAGAACGCTATGGCGATAGTTTTGCAGTGAAATTCACGAACCCGGATTACGTCAAGTACGCCGAATCCATGCATCTGAAGGGCTACCGCATCGAACGCACCGAAGATTTGCCTCGTACGTTGAGAGAGGCGTTCCGTCAGAATGTACCGAGCATAATCGAATGTCCGGTGGATTATTCTGCGAACATGGAACTCTCGCAATATTTGAAAAACTTGAACATATAGGAGAACGACATGGGATACATCAATAGCCTATTCACGGGGCAATCGGAATCATTCGGTGTAGCCGTATCCGAATCCTCCCGCCTGCTATCTATCGACAGTATTTCAGGGCATCCCGTCGTTTACCGCCATCTTAAACCTTGCGGTAATGTTGAAGAACATAAACAGCAGAAAGAGAATTTATAAATAAGACTCCTCCACTCCACATAAAAAAGAACCGCCGGTAGCAATACCGACGGTTCTTTTCCAATTTAAATATCGCGACTTTCGCGAACGTGTCATTCCCGCCACCGAGCGGGAATCTCCATTCATACAAAAATGGCGGGTCGAAACCCGCCGTTTTCAAAAGCTTTAGTGAAAGGGAGATGCCCGATTAAATCGGGCATGACAACCTCAATTACTTTTTCTCGTTACCCTTAGGCATCTGCACGGAAATATGGATGTCCTGCAGCTGCTGGAGGTCCACTTCACTCGGGCACTGGTCCATCGGGCTAGAAGCGCTCGTGTTCTTCGGGAATGCGATGTAGTCACGGATAGATTCTTCACCTTCCATAGTAGCAACAACGCGGTCGAGACCGAAAGCCAAACCACCGTGCGGAGGAGCTCCGTACTTGAATGCATCGACGAAGAATCCGAACTTGGTCTTCACCTGTTCTTCGGAGAGACCGAGCAGGCGGAACACCTTTTCCTGAACTTCCGGGTTGTGAATACGGATAGAACCACCACCGATTTCCACGCCGTTAAGAACAAGGTCATAAGCTTCGGCGTTGCAATCCTTGAGGTTGCCGCTGAGCATCATGTCCAGGTGTTCCGGAAGCGGGTTCGTGAACGGGTGGTGCATTGCCATGTAACGGCCTTCCGTGTCGCTGTATTCGAACATCGGGAATTCGGTAATCCACACAAATTCACGCTTCTTCGGATCGCGGAGACCCTTGATACGGGCGACTTCCAAGCGGAGCTGACCCATAGCCGTAGCAGCAATCTTTTCCGGACCTGCGATGAAGAACATCATGTCGCCGCACTTAGCGCCAACAGCGTCGCGGAGTTCGTTAAGTTGTTCGGTCGTGAAGAACTTGCCAACCTGAGTTTCAACTTCGTCATTTTCCTTGACGCGCATCCACACGAGGCCCTTGGAACCGTACTTGGCAACGTAAGCCGTGAGTTCGTCGATCTGCTTACGAGTAAAGTCAACGCAACCCTTAGCAGCGATACCGCGGATCTTGCCACCAGCGGCAACGCAGTTCTTGAACACGCCAAAGTTGGACTTTGCACCGATTTCAGACACATCGTGGATTTCGAGGTCGAAGCGGAGGTCCGGCTTATCGGAACCGTACTTGAGCATAGCTTCTGCCCACTTCATACGGCGGATGTGGCGCGGCGGTTCGAAGTTCCAAACCTTGCCCAAAACTTCAGTCACGAACTTGTCGAACATTTCCATGACTTCGTCCTGGTTGACGAAGGACATTTCAACGTCGATCTGCGTGAATTCCGGCTGACGGTCAGCGCGGAGGTCTTCGTCGCGGAAGCACTTGGCGATCTGGAAGTAGCGGTCCATGCCTGCAATCATCAAGAGCTGCTTGTACTGCTGCGGAGACTGCGGAAGGGCGTAGAACTTGCCCGGGTTCACGCGGGACGGCACGAGGTAGTCACGTGCGCCTTCCGGAGTGGACTTGCAAAGGCACGGGGTTTCGATGTTTTCAAAACCGTTGGCGTAGAAGAAGTCGTACACGGCCTTGAGGAAGCGGCTCTTGAGGAGGAGCTTCTTCTGGATCCACGGACGGCGGAGGTCCAGGTAGCGGTACTGCAAGCGGAGGTCGTCGTTTTCCTTGCATTCTTCGTTCGGGTCGTTAATGGCCAAGGGAGAAGTGAGGGCGGCGTTCAAAATTTCGAGCTTGTCAGCCTTGACTTCGATTTCACCCGTAGCGAGCTTTTCGTTCGTGTTGCCTTCTTCGCGGGCGTAGACCTTACCAGTCACGTAAATAACGTATTCGTTACGGAGCTGTTCGGCAGTCTTCAAAACATCGGCATTGTAATCCGGATTGAAAACGATCTGGGTCTTGCCATACTTGTCGCGGAGGTCAACGAAAATCACACCACCATGGTCACGGCGGCGATCCACCCAACCGGCGAGTGTTACGATCTGGCCAACATCTTCCTTGCGAAGCTGGCCGCAGTTATGTGTACGTTTCATGGTTGTATCCTTGAAGATAATTTTTCGGGCGAAAATATAGCATTTTTTATAGGAAAACAACCATCAAATAATATATTGAGTATTGAATAACGTTTGAATTTCGCTTTACATGAACTTCGCTGCGATTTTATATTCAACACTGTATCTGCGATACTTCCCGCGCAAGTAGTACACTACAGTAGGCTTTGTTGTCCCGTCCGAGAGTTT
It encodes the following:
- the aspS gene encoding aspartate--tRNA ligase, producing the protein MKRTHNCGQLRKEDVGQIVTLAGWVDRRRDHGGVIFVDLRDKYGKTQIVFNPDYNADVLKTAEQLRNEYVIYVTGKVYAREEGNTNEKLATGEIEVKADKLEILNAALTSPLAINDPNEECKENDDLRLQYRYLDLRRPWIQKKLLLKSRFLKAVYDFFYANGFENIETPCLCKSTPEGARDYLVPSRVNPGKFYALPQSPQQYKQLLMIAGMDRYFQIAKCFRDEDLRADRQPEFTQIDVEMSFVNQDEVMEMFDKFVTEVLGKVWNFEPPRHIRRMKWAEAMLKYGSDKPDLRFDLEIHDVSEIGAKSNFGVFKNCVAAGGKIRGIAAKGCVDFTRKQIDELTAYVAKYGSKGLVWMRVKENDEVETQVGKFFTTEQLNELRDAVGAKCGDMMFFIAGPEKIAATAMGQLRLEVARIKGLRDPKKREFVWITEFPMFEYSDTEGRYMAMHHPFTNPLPEHLDMMLSGNLKDCNAEAYDLVLNGVEIGGGSIRIHNPEVQEKVFRLLGLSEEQVKTKFGFFVDAFKYGAPPHGGLAFGLDRVVATMEGEESIRDYIAFPKNTSASSPMDQCPSEVDLQQLQDIHISVQMPKGNEKK
- a CDS encoding acetolactate synthase large subunit, whose protein sequence is MNTAEVLIKSLESEGVKYIFGIPGEETLELMEAIKKSSIKFITVRHEQGAAFMADVYGRLTGKAGVCLSTLGPGATNLVTGVADANSDGAPLIAITGQVGTERMHLTSHQYLDLVNMFTPITKRSKQVVRPDTVNEIVRIAFKYAEMEKPGACHIDLPCNIAAMDVEGEVAQMPLKHHRENTVYASTDAILAAGGVFATAKHPVILVGHSAVRNHASEALSAFACSSKIPVVCTMMAKGVVSCDNKYFMGCIGMPQRDFPNIVMEQADLVIAVGYDVVEYAPAKWNPNGDKMIIHIDETPNHVNKFYQPDEEIIGDISASLDALSSVCPNTWEPEWALQIRQMMNADHSRYDHDTTFPPTPQKVLHDIRLVMDEDDILISDVGAHKMWIARQYNCYHPNTCIISNGFATMGIAVPGAIAAKLLNPKKKVLAVTGDGGFMMNSQELETAYREHIPFVTLIFTDGGYGLIKWKQEERYGDSFAVKFTNPDYVKYAESMHLKGYRIERTEDLPRTLREAFRQNVPSIIECPVDYSANMELSQYLKNLNI